The DNA region CTCCGCGGCACTCGCCGTGGAGCACCTGCTCGCCAGGCAGGACGAGGCGGGCTGGTGGAAGGGCGATCTGGAGACCAACGTCACCATGGACGCCGAGGACTTGCTGCTCCGCGAGTTCCTCGGCGTCCGCGACGAGACCACCACGCGGGAGGCGGCCCGCTTCGTACGCTCCCGGCAGCGCGACGACGGCACCTGGGCCACCTTCCACGGCGGGCCGGGCGACCTCTCCACCACGATCGAGGCGTATGTCGCGCTGCGCCTGGCGGGCGACGCCCCGCACGCCCCGCACATGGAGCGGGCCTCGGCATGGGTGCGCGAGCAGGGCGGCGTCGCCGCGAGCCGGGTCTTCACACGGATCTGGCTGGCGCTCTTCGGCTGGTGGCGCTGGTCGGACCTGCCGGAGATGCCGCCCGAGATGATCTGGTTCCCGAAGTGGTTCCCGCTCAACATCTACGACTTCGGCTGCTGGGCGCGGCAGACGATCGTGCCGCTCACCGTCGTCTGCGCGAAGCGCCCCGTACGGGCGGCGCCGTTCTCCCTCGACGAGCTGCACCGCGACCCCGCTCGCCCCAACCCGCCCAAAAGCATGGCGCCCGCGGCCAGTTGGGAGGGCTTCTTCGAGCGGCTGGACCGCGCTCTGCACGCCTACCGCCGGATCGGCTCGCGCTCGCTGCGCCGGGCCGCGCTGCGCAGCGCCGCCCGCTGGATCATCGAACGGCAGGAGAACGACGGCTGCTGGGGCGGCATCCAGCCGCCGGCCGTCTACTCGCTGATCGCGCTGCGCCTCCTCGGCTACGACCTCGACCACCCGGTGATGCGTGCCGGGCTGGACTCCCTGGACCGCTACACGGTCCGCTACCGGTCCGCCCCGGGCGAGGGCGGCGACCGGGAGGCCGCAGGCGGCACCGCACGGATGGTCGAGGCGTGCCAGTCCCCGGTCTGGGACACCTGCCTCGCCACCATCGCCCTCGCCGACGCCGGACTGCCGTCCGACCATCCGGCGCTGGTCAAGGCCGCCGACTGGATGCTGGGCGAGCAGGTGCTGCGGAGCGGCGACTGGTCCGTACGCAAGCCTCAACTGCCGCCCGGCGGCTGGGCGTTCGAGTTCCACAACGACAACTACCCGGACGCCGACGACACCGCCGAGGTCGTTCTCGCCCTGCGCCGCGTACGCCACCACGATCAGGTCCGCGTGGACACCGCCGTACGCAGGGCCGTGCGCTGGAGCCTGGGGATGCAGTCGCGCAACGGGGCCTGGGGCGCCTTCGACGCCGACAACGACAGCCCCTTCCCGAACCGGCTGCCGTTCTGCGACTTCGGCGAAGTCATCGACCCTCCCTCCGCCGATGTCACGGCCCACATGGTGGAGATGCTCTGCGCCGAGGGCAGGCGCGACGACCCCCGCGTGCGCAGGGCGGTGTCCTGGCTGCTGTCCGAACAGGAGGCGGGCGGCGCCTGGTTCGGCCGTTGGGGCGTCAACTACGTATACGGCACGGGCTCCGTCGTACCGGCTCTCGTAGCGGCCGGGCTGCCCGCCTCCCATCCGGCCGTGCGCCGCGCCGTCGGCTGGCTGGAGAGCGTGCAGAACGGCGACGGCGGCTGGGGCGAGGACCTGCGCTCCTACCGGCCCGGGCACGAGCAGGAGTGGGCCGGACGCGGCACCTCCACCGCCTCGCAGACAGCCTGGGCCCTGATGGCGCTGCTCGCGGCGGGGGAGCGGGAGTCGATGGCGGTGGAGCAGGGCGTGAGCTGGCTCGCGCGTACGCAGCGGGAGGACGGTTCCTGGGACGAGCCGCACTTCACCGGCACCGGCTTCCCCTGGGACTTCTCGATCAACTACCACCTCTACCGGCAGGTCTTCCCGCTCACCGCACTCGGCCGGTATCTGCACGGCACGGGCACCGGGACGCGGGAAGAGAGATGACGGTATCCGGCGACCGCGGCCCGCTGCTGATCGCCTGCGCGCTGGGCATCGAGAGGCTCGCGCTGCGGCGCTTCGGCACCGCACCGCCCGGGGCGGACGGGCCGGTCACCGTATTGCGCACCGGCATGGGTCCCCAGGCCGCCGAACGCGCCGTGGAGCGGGCCCTGCGCGACGAGCGCGAGCCGGGCCGCACCGCCGTGGTTGCGACCGGCTTCTGCGCCGGGCTCATGCCGGGCATGCACCCCGGCGACCTCGTCGTCGCCGACGAGACTCGGGACGCCACGGGCCGTACCGAGTGCACCGACACGGAGCTGCTGGCCGACGCGCTGCGCCCCTACGGGACGGTGCACGTCGGGGCGCTCGCCGGCTCCGCGCACATCGTGCACGGGCTCGCCCGTGCCGCCCTGCACACCACTACCGCCGCCGTGGCCGCGGACATGGAGTCCGCCGCCACGCTGCGTACCGCCCGGCAGACGTCCGTGTCGGAGCGGCAGCGGCCCGTTGCGGCCGTACGGGTGGTGGTCGACGCCCCAGGACATGAACTGATCCGTCCAGGGACACTGCGAGGTGGAATATCGGCATTCCGCGTACTTCGCGGCGTTATGCCCGCATTCCTCGAATGGCACCGATCCTTGCTGCTCCCCTGGAGGTGAGCGAGTCATGGCCATGCCTCTGCGCCAGACCGTCCGTATCGGCAGCTATCTCTTCCAGCAGAAGCTGCGAGGCCGCGAGAAGTTCCCCCTGATCGTGGAGCTGGAACCGCTGTTCGCATGCAATCTGAAGTGCGAGGGCTGCGGGAAGATCCAGCACCCCGCGGGTGTGCTCAAGCAGCGGATGCCGGTGGCGCAGGCGGTGGGAGCCGTGACGGAGTCGGGTGCGCCGATGGTCTCCATCGCCGGCGGGGAGCCGCTGATGCACCCCCAGATCGGGGAGATCGTCCGACAGCTCGTGGCGAAGCGCAAGTACGTCTTCCTGTGCACCAACGCCATGCTGCTGCGCAAGAAACTGGAGGAGTTCACGCCGTCCCGGTACTTCGCCTTCGCCGTGCACATCGACGGGCTGCGCGAGCGGCACGACGAGTCCGTGGCGAAGGAAGGCGTCTTCGACGAGGCGGTCGAGGCGATGAAGGAGGCCAAGCGGCGCGGCTTCCGCGTCACCACCAACTCCACCTTCTTCAACACCGACACACCGCAGACCGTCATCGAGGTCCTCGACTACCTCAACGACGAGCTGAAGGTGGACGAGATGATGGTCTCGCCCGCATACGCCTACGAAAAGGCCCCGGATCAGGAGCACTTCCTCGGCGTCGAGCAGACCCGCGAGCTGTTCCGCAAGGCGTTCGCCGGGGGCAACAGGCGGCGCTGGCGTCTCAATCACAGCCCCCTGTTCCTCGACTTCCTGGAGGGGCGGGCCGACTTCCCGTGCACCGCCTGGGCGATCCCCAACTACTCGCTCTTCGGCTGGCAGAGGCCCTGCTATCTGATGAGCGACGGCTATGTGCCGACGTACAAGCAGCTCATCGAGGAAACCGACTGGGAGGCGTACGGGCGGGGACGCGATCCGCGGTGCGCCAACTGCATGGCGCACTGCGGCTACGAGCCCACCGCCGTGCTGGCGACGATGGGTTCGCTGAAGGAGTCGCTGCGCGCGGCGCGGGACACCGTACGCGCCTGAACGAGCGGCGAACCGGCCCCGGCGGACGGGCCGTTGGGATCGCGCCAGGTGAACGGGCCGCAGGGAAACGGCCGTCGGCAACAGGCCGGAGCAGACGGGCCGCAACTGTGCGGGCCCTACACCACGATGACCAGACCGGGACCGAGAAGGGGGCCGGGGGATGAGCGACTTCGACCTCAAGGAGCTGCTGGCGCAGCGCGGAGCCGAGCGGTACGAGCTGCACGCACGCCATCTGAACCACCAGCAGCCGCGGATGCTCCGCACGATCGGCTTCGACAAGGTCTACGAACGGGCCGAGGGAGCCCTGCTGTTCGACGCCGACGGCAACGACTACCTCGACATGCTCGCCGGGTTCGGCGTGATGGGAGTC from Streptomyces marispadix includes:
- the shc gene encoding squalene--hopene cyclase, which gives rise to MTATTDTGTGDTASAAPATSQAGGPEAGSLADRAARSAALAVEHLLARQDEAGWWKGDLETNVTMDAEDLLLREFLGVRDETTTREAARFVRSRQRDDGTWATFHGGPGDLSTTIEAYVALRLAGDAPHAPHMERASAWVREQGGVAASRVFTRIWLALFGWWRWSDLPEMPPEMIWFPKWFPLNIYDFGCWARQTIVPLTVVCAKRPVRAAPFSLDELHRDPARPNPPKSMAPAASWEGFFERLDRALHAYRRIGSRSLRRAALRSAARWIIERQENDGCWGGIQPPAVYSLIALRLLGYDLDHPVMRAGLDSLDRYTVRYRSAPGEGGDREAAGGTARMVEACQSPVWDTCLATIALADAGLPSDHPALVKAADWMLGEQVLRSGDWSVRKPQLPPGGWAFEFHNDNYPDADDTAEVVLALRRVRHHDQVRVDTAVRRAVRWSLGMQSRNGAWGAFDADNDSPFPNRLPFCDFGEVIDPPSADVTAHMVEMLCAEGRRDDPRVRRAVSWLLSEQEAGGAWFGRWGVNYVYGTGSVVPALVAAGLPASHPAVRRAVGWLESVQNGDGGWGEDLRSYRPGHEQEWAGRGTSTASQTAWALMALLAAGERESMAVEQGVSWLARTQREDGSWDEPHFTGTGFPWDFSINYHLYRQVFPLTALGRYLHGTGTGTREER
- a CDS encoding phosphorylase family protein → MTVSGDRGPLLIACALGIERLALRRFGTAPPGADGPVTVLRTGMGPQAAERAVERALRDEREPGRTAVVATGFCAGLMPGMHPGDLVVADETRDATGRTECTDTELLADALRPYGTVHVGALAGSAHIVHGLARAALHTTTAAVAADMESAATLRTARQTSVSERQRPVAAVRVVVDAPGHELIRPGTLRGGISAFRVLRGVMPAFLEWHRSLLLPWR
- the hpnH gene encoding adenosyl-hopene transferase HpnH gives rise to the protein MAMPLRQTVRIGSYLFQQKLRGREKFPLIVELEPLFACNLKCEGCGKIQHPAGVLKQRMPVAQAVGAVTESGAPMVSIAGGEPLMHPQIGEIVRQLVAKRKYVFLCTNAMLLRKKLEEFTPSRYFAFAVHIDGLRERHDESVAKEGVFDEAVEAMKEAKRRGFRVTTNSTFFNTDTPQTVIEVLDYLNDELKVDEMMVSPAYAYEKAPDQEHFLGVEQTRELFRKAFAGGNRRRWRLNHSPLFLDFLEGRADFPCTAWAIPNYSLFGWQRPCYLMSDGYVPTYKQLIEETDWEAYGRGRDPRCANCMAHCGYEPTAVLATMGSLKESLRAARDTVRA